From a region of the Chrysemys picta bellii isolate R12L10 chromosome 7, ASM1138683v2, whole genome shotgun sequence genome:
- the NPM3 gene encoding nucleoplasmin-3 — MAAFLELESRAAGAGAGLCLGNFVFGCELTGSTRSYTFKVDEADDSEHILALSMVCLTDGAKDECNVVEVVGRDRQNQEIAVPVANLKLSCQPALSLDNFQLQPPVTFQLKSGSGPVHLSGRHHIMHRRVLSEEEESEEEEEEELTPIMPAKKHRRRP; from the exons ATGGCCGCCTTCCTGGAGCTGGAGAGCCGggcggccggggccggagccgggctctgcctcgGCAACTTCGTCTTCG GCTGCGAGTTGACGGGCAGTACCAGGTCCTATACCTTTAAGGTGGATGAAGCTGACGACTCTGAGCACATCCTGGCCCTGTCTATG GTGTGCCTGACAGACGGCGCAAAGGACGAATGCAACGTGGTGGAAGTCGTGGGGCGTGACCGTCAGAACCAGGAGATTGCTGTGCCAGTGGCCAATCTGAAGCTGTCGTGCCAGCCCGCG CTCAGCCTGGACAACTTCCAGCTCCAGCCACCTGTGACCTTCCAACTGAAATCCGGCTCCGGCCCCGTGCACCTCTCCGGACGGCACCACATCA TGCACAGGAGAGTGCTGTCTGAGGAAGAGGAgagcgaggaagaggaggaagaagagctcACCCCCATCATGCCGGCCAAGAAGCACCGAAGGAGGCCGTAG